One stretch of Chitinophaga pendula DNA includes these proteins:
- a CDS encoding YtxH domain-containing protein, protein MSATKFLCGVLSGVAAGVAIGLLVAPDSGKATRKKIKSKADDLSYRVSKLLGKSVDDLTELKHIFEKEASGLKSDVRERVLKLIDESKHSYDRFKRELS, encoded by the coding sequence ATGAGTGCAACAAAATTTTTATGTGGCGTATTATCCGGTGTAGCTGCCGGTGTGGCAATAGGCTTGCTGGTGGCACCAGACAGTGGGAAAGCGACCAGAAAAAAGATTAAAAGTAAAGCGGATGACCTGAGTTACAGGGTGAGTAAGCTGTTAGGCAAGAGTGTAGATGATCTGACGGAGTTGAAGCATATATTTGAGAAGGAGGCCAGCGGGCTGAAATCAGATGTGCGTGAGCGTGTGTTGAAGTTGATAGATGAGAGTAAACATTCTTACGATAGATTCAAGAGAGAATTATCCTAA
- a CDS encoding acyl-CoA dehydrogenase, whose product MNFQLTEEHLMIQKAARDFAVNELLPGVIERDEKQQFPAEQVKKLGELGFLGMMVDPKYGGAGLDTISYVLAMEEISKVDASTSVCMSVNNSLVCWGLENFGTEEQKQKYLVPLAKGEIIGAFLLSEPEAGSDATSQRTLGEDKGDHYLVNGTKNWITNGSTASVYLVIVQTHPEKGSKGINALIIEKNSPGVTVGAKENKLGIRGSDTHSIMFQDVKVPKENRIGEDGFGFKFAMKTLGGGRIGIASQALGIASGAYELALKYSKQRKAFGKEISQHQAIQFKLADMATQIEAARLLCLKAAWEKDQHLDYTLSGSMAKVFASETAMWVTTEAVQVHGGYGYVKEYHVERLMRDAKITQIYEGTSEVQRIVISRSILG is encoded by the coding sequence ATGAACTTTCAATTGACAGAAGAACATTTAATGATTCAGAAAGCCGCCAGGGATTTTGCGGTAAATGAGCTGTTGCCCGGTGTGATAGAGCGGGATGAGAAGCAGCAGTTTCCGGCAGAACAGGTCAAGAAGCTGGGTGAGCTGGGCTTTTTGGGGATGATGGTGGATCCTAAGTATGGGGGTGCGGGGTTGGACACGATATCTTACGTGCTGGCAATGGAAGAGATATCTAAAGTGGATGCTTCTACATCGGTATGTATGAGTGTGAACAACTCGCTGGTTTGCTGGGGATTGGAAAATTTTGGTACGGAAGAGCAGAAGCAGAAATACCTAGTGCCGCTGGCAAAAGGGGAGATCATTGGCGCTTTTCTGCTGAGTGAGCCGGAGGCGGGTTCTGATGCTACCTCCCAGCGTACATTGGGAGAAGATAAAGGTGATCATTACCTGGTGAACGGTACTAAAAACTGGATTACGAATGGCAGTACTGCCAGTGTATATCTGGTGATCGTGCAGACACACCCTGAGAAAGGCAGCAAGGGTATCAATGCCCTGATCATAGAGAAAAACAGTCCTGGTGTGACGGTAGGCGCCAAAGAAAACAAACTGGGTATCCGTGGTAGCGATACACACAGCATTATGTTCCAGGATGTGAAGGTGCCTAAAGAGAACCGTATAGGAGAAGACGGTTTTGGGTTCAAGTTCGCCATGAAGACTTTAGGGGGTGGCCGTATCGGTATTGCCTCCCAGGCGTTGGGTATTGCCAGTGGCGCTTATGAGCTGGCGCTGAAATATTCCAAGCAGCGTAAAGCATTTGGTAAGGAGATCTCCCAGCACCAGGCGATCCAGTTCAAACTGGCAGATATGGCTACCCAGATAGAGGCGGCTCGTTTGCTGTGCCTGAAAGCAGCCTGGGAAAAGGATCAGCATTTGGATTATACGCTGAGTGGTTCAATGGCAAAAGTATTTGCTTCTGAGACTGCTATGTGGGTTACCACGGAAGCGGTACAGGTACATGGCGGATACGGTTATGTGAAGGAGTATCATGTAGAGCGTCTGATGCGGGATGCCAAGATCACGCAGATCTATGAAGGTACTTCTGAAGTACAACGTATTGTGATCAGCCGTTCTATCCTCGGATAG
- a CDS encoding YggS family pyridoxal phosphate-dependent enzyme gives MAINITAYQQIKEELAPFGAQLVAVSKIKPESDIQALYDAGQRIFGENYVQELVHKQPLLPADIDWHFIGHLQSNKVKYIAPFVGMIHAVDSYKLLQEIDRQAAKYGRVIRCLLQLHIAQEETKYGLDESELFALLDQWQQSPLPHVQIVGLMSMASNTEDEGQISREFTRLKQLHSRVKEQYFGEADHFRELSIGMSGDYRLALAAGSTMVRIGSLLFGARL, from the coding sequence ATGGCAATTAACATCACCGCATATCAACAGATCAAAGAAGAACTGGCGCCATTTGGTGCGCAGCTGGTAGCTGTATCGAAGATCAAACCGGAATCGGATATACAGGCGTTGTATGACGCTGGGCAACGGATATTCGGAGAGAACTATGTGCAGGAGCTGGTGCATAAGCAGCCATTGCTGCCGGCGGATATTGACTGGCATTTTATCGGGCATCTGCAGTCCAATAAGGTTAAATACATTGCGCCGTTTGTGGGAATGATACATGCAGTGGATAGTTATAAATTGTTGCAGGAGATTGACCGGCAGGCGGCTAAATACGGGCGGGTGATCCGTTGTCTGTTGCAGCTGCATATCGCACAGGAGGAGACCAAATACGGGCTGGACGAGTCTGAGTTGTTTGCCTTATTGGATCAGTGGCAGCAGTCGCCGTTGCCGCATGTGCAGATAGTGGGTTTGATGAGTATGGCTTCGAATACGGAGGATGAGGGGCAGATCAGCCGGGAGTTTACCAGGTTGAAGCAGCTGCATAGCCGGGTGAAGGAGCAGTATTTTGGTGAGGCAGATCATTTCCGGGAGTTATCTATCGGGATGAGCGGTGATTACCGGTTGGCGTTGGCAGCCGGAAGTACTATGGTACGTATAGGGAGTTTACTTTTTGGCGCCAGGTTATAA
- a CDS encoding DUF3810 domain-containing protein: METTAKIKNKLVRIAALVLILLVLKLLFAISDTFAQFYFHRWYVWISAILRSLSQFISISVGDLLYIAWGIGLLVYLFRMVIRVLRFAWAEAGLATLGLLRFTLSLYLAFLVLWGYNYRRPSLAEDLGLEMGAYETRDLYQLADTLLQEVNRHKVLLGDTLLATRMDSSSREVFNSAIRAYGIVAKQWPVLRYRYPVVKSSLFGEGLNYLGVTGYLNPFTNEAQVNTTTPAFLLPFTTCHEIAHQLGYAPEEAANFIGYLAATHTPDIRFRYAANYEMFLYSVGQLARRDTVLASRLWDRALPGVKKDYQVVKRFYARYKGPADKLAYLFYDQYLKANQQEKGIHSYSEVTGWLIAYFRKQRPVP; this comes from the coding sequence ATGGAAACAACTGCCAAAATTAAAAATAAGTTAGTTAGGATCGCCGCTTTAGTGTTGATATTATTAGTGCTGAAGCTACTTTTTGCTATTAGCGATACGTTTGCCCAATTCTACTTTCATAGGTGGTATGTTTGGATCAGTGCAATATTAAGAAGTCTATCGCAATTTATCTCTATCAGTGTGGGAGATCTGTTGTATATAGCCTGGGGGATCGGTTTGCTGGTGTACCTGTTTCGGATGGTGATACGGGTGTTACGGTTTGCCTGGGCGGAGGCGGGGTTGGCGACGCTTGGGTTGTTGCGGTTTACGCTGTCTTTATACCTGGCTTTCCTGGTGTTGTGGGGATATAACTATCGCCGGCCTTCGCTGGCGGAAGACCTGGGATTGGAGATGGGGGCTTATGAGACCCGTGACCTGTACCAGTTGGCGGATACGTTGCTACAGGAGGTGAACCGGCATAAGGTATTGTTGGGGGATACATTGTTGGCTACCCGGATGGACAGCAGCAGCAGGGAGGTGTTTAACAGTGCGATACGGGCTTATGGTATTGTGGCGAAGCAGTGGCCGGTGTTGCGCTACCGGTATCCGGTGGTGAAGTCTTCTCTTTTTGGGGAGGGACTGAATTACCTGGGGGTGACGGGGTATCTGAACCCATTTACCAACGAGGCGCAGGTGAATACGACTACGCCGGCTTTTTTACTACCATTTACGACCTGTCATGAGATAGCGCATCAGCTGGGGTATGCTCCGGAGGAGGCGGCCAACTTTATTGGTTATTTGGCGGCGACGCATACGCCGGATATTCGTTTCCGGTATGCGGCTAACTACGAGATGTTCCTGTATAGCGTAGGGCAGCTGGCCCGGCGGGATACGGTGCTTGCATCCCGGTTATGGGACCGGGCGTTGCCTGGTGTGAAAAAGGATTACCAGGTGGTGAAGCGGTTTTATGCGCGTTATAAAGGGCCTGCCGACAAGTTGGCTTATCTCTTTTACGATCAGTATCTGAAGGCGAATCAGCAGGAAAAGGGGATACACAGTTACAGTGAGGTAACGGGTTGGCTGATTGCGTATTTCAGGAAGCAGCGGCCGGTGCCGTGA
- a CDS encoding arginase has translation MKNIKIIEVKSEIGAGTRGASLGVDAIKIAALDFMSNFFVHFPSEEIETENKLLFEPIESPFAKRIKGLYNMYERISKSVAETVKSNWFPVILSGDHSTAGATIAGLKMAHPKSKLGVIWIDAHADLHTPFTTPSGNMHGMPLATAIAEDNLECKVHDLDDNTLKMWNSLKNIGKIAPKVLPEDIVFISLRDYEKEEEHLIRKYGIKVITTSEVRRKGAENVSRSVFRYLSDCEYIYVSFDVDSLDASISRGTGTPVSNGLREREAEDLISKFMQHRKICCFEITEVNPTLDRENLMAEIAFNILQRSVNVLMMN, from the coding sequence ATGAAGAACATAAAGATCATTGAAGTCAAATCAGAAATAGGCGCGGGTACACGTGGCGCCAGCCTGGGCGTAGATGCGATCAAGATTGCGGCACTGGATTTCATGAGCAACTTTTTTGTACACTTTCCTTCCGAAGAGATAGAAACTGAAAATAAACTGCTGTTCGAACCCATAGAATCCCCGTTTGCCAAACGTATCAAAGGCTTGTACAACATGTACGAACGTATCAGCAAAAGTGTAGCCGAAACCGTTAAATCCAACTGGTTCCCCGTGATCCTTTCCGGCGACCATAGCACCGCAGGCGCTACCATCGCCGGCCTGAAAATGGCACACCCCAAATCCAAACTGGGCGTTATCTGGATCGATGCACATGCCGACCTCCATACCCCGTTCACCACTCCCTCCGGCAACATGCACGGCATGCCGCTCGCTACCGCCATCGCCGAAGATAACCTGGAGTGTAAAGTGCACGACCTGGATGATAACACCCTGAAAATGTGGAATAGCCTTAAAAATATCGGTAAGATCGCCCCCAAAGTATTACCGGAAGATATCGTATTTATCTCCCTCAGGGACTATGAAAAAGAAGAAGAACACCTGATCCGTAAATACGGTATTAAAGTGATCACCACCAGCGAAGTACGCCGAAAAGGCGCAGAGAACGTTTCCCGTTCCGTATTCCGCTACCTCAGCGATTGTGAATATATCTACGTGTCATTCGATGTGGACAGCCTCGACGCGTCCATCTCCCGCGGCACCGGCACCCCCGTTAGCAACGGCCTCCGCGAACGGGAAGCAGAAGACCTCATCTCCAAGTTCATGCAACATCGTAAGATCTGCTGCTTCGAGATCACCGAAGTGAACCCTACCCTGGACCGCGAGAACCTGATGGCAGAAATCGCCTTCAACATACTCCAGCGTAGCGTCAACGTGCTGATGATGAACTAA
- a CDS encoding fructosamine kinase family protein, which produces MIDEIFRTTLGELLSEHLQVKIQINYAESVRGGDINATYRLFTTHGDFFLKVNDARLYPDMFTREYEGLTILRHADAIKVPTPTLQGNIGSQAFLVTEFLTKGRAVPDFWENFAASLARLHQHTQPQFGLASANYIGSLRQYNSYYNTWPVFYAFNRLMPLARQAYDKQLFDKTMMQQMEQLCKQLPSIFPDESPALLHGDLWSGNFMVGPEGRAAIYDPAVYYGNREMDLAMARLFGGFDTRFHYTYQAIYPLQHGWQQRIGICQLYPLLVHLQLFGESYRSSIKEVLNAF; this is translated from the coding sequence ATGATAGATGAAATCTTCCGTACAACACTAGGCGAACTACTATCCGAACATTTACAGGTGAAAATACAGATTAATTATGCAGAAAGCGTCCGGGGGGGAGATATTAATGCTACCTACCGGCTCTTCACTACCCATGGTGATTTCTTTCTGAAAGTCAACGATGCCCGCCTGTACCCCGATATGTTCACGCGGGAGTACGAAGGCCTCACTATATTACGTCACGCCGATGCCATCAAAGTCCCTACCCCCACCTTACAAGGCAACATCGGCAGTCAGGCATTCCTCGTTACCGAGTTCCTGACCAAAGGACGCGCCGTCCCCGACTTCTGGGAAAACTTCGCCGCGTCCCTCGCCCGCCTACATCAACACACACAACCACAGTTCGGTCTCGCATCAGCTAACTATATCGGCTCCCTGCGCCAGTACAATTCCTACTACAACACCTGGCCCGTATTCTACGCCTTCAACCGCCTGATGCCACTGGCACGACAGGCATACGACAAACAACTGTTCGACAAAACTATGATGCAACAGATGGAACAACTGTGCAAACAACTGCCCTCCATCTTCCCCGACGAATCACCAGCCCTCCTGCATGGCGATCTCTGGTCAGGCAACTTTATGGTAGGCCCCGAAGGGCGCGCTGCCATCTATGACCCCGCCGTATACTACGGCAACCGGGAAATGGACCTCGCCATGGCCCGCCTGTTCGGCGGCTTTGATACCCGCTTCCACTATACCTATCAGGCTATCTACCCGTTGCAGCATGGATGGCAGCAACGCATAGGTATCTGTCAGCTGTATCCATTACTGGTACACCTGCAGCTGTTCGGCGAAAGTTACCGCAGCAGTATTAAAGAGGTATTAAATGCATTTTGA
- a CDS encoding TlpA disulfide reductase family protein, whose amino-acid sequence MKRNRLSLSLLLTVVISFFFLEATAQSALKNGFWQARLHRSDNADIVFNFEVKDSASRKVLYVLNAGERLLVDDITQRGDSVLINMPFFDASFRGVRQGNKGLAGVFVRHMPDREITIPFTAVPGVKERFRQHQPASANASGRWSTWFTAPGAKDSSYAIGEFKQTGNKVYGTFLTTTGDYRFLEGIVDGDTLKLSTFDGSHAYYFTARIKGDRLESGVFYAGIGTGKSSWTAVKDEKAALQDERTLSTVKAGQETLDFAFPDLSGQRVSIKDDRFKNKVVIITLMGSWCPNCMDETGYLSDWYKQNKQRGVEVIGLAYERTNDFEVSKTALNRFLRRFDVTYPVLVTGVTPSDPQKGEKTLPQLTGIKGFPTTIFLDKQGKVVEVHTGFNGPGTGAHYEAFKKEFNQLVDRLVAAQ is encoded by the coding sequence ATGAAAAGAAATAGATTATCGCTATCACTATTACTTACAGTAGTTATTTCCTTTTTCTTCCTGGAGGCTACTGCTCAATCTGCACTGAAGAATGGCTTCTGGCAGGCGCGTTTGCATCGTTCGGACAATGCGGACATTGTATTCAATTTCGAAGTAAAGGACAGTGCTTCTCGTAAGGTATTGTATGTACTGAATGCGGGAGAGCGTTTATTGGTGGACGATATTACGCAGCGGGGCGATTCTGTGTTGATCAACATGCCGTTTTTTGATGCGTCTTTCAGGGGGGTACGGCAGGGCAACAAGGGGCTGGCCGGTGTGTTTGTGCGTCATATGCCGGACAGGGAGATCACGATTCCTTTTACGGCGGTTCCCGGGGTGAAGGAGCGCTTCAGGCAGCATCAGCCTGCATCGGCGAATGCGAGTGGTCGCTGGTCCACCTGGTTTACGGCGCCCGGAGCGAAGGACAGTTCTTATGCGATCGGGGAGTTTAAGCAAACAGGTAACAAGGTATATGGTACATTTCTGACGACAACGGGTGACTATCGTTTCCTGGAAGGTATCGTAGACGGGGATACGTTGAAGTTGTCCACCTTTGATGGTTCTCATGCTTATTATTTCACGGCCCGTATCAAAGGGGACCGCCTGGAGAGCGGCGTGTTCTATGCCGGTATTGGTACCGGGAAGTCCAGCTGGACGGCTGTGAAAGATGAAAAGGCCGCTTTACAGGACGAGCGTACATTGTCGACTGTAAAAGCGGGGCAGGAGACCCTGGATTTCGCTTTCCCGGATCTGAGCGGGCAGCGGGTGAGTATCAAAGACGACCGTTTTAAGAACAAGGTGGTGATCATTACGCTGATGGGTTCCTGGTGTCCTAACTGTATGGATGAAACGGGGTATCTGAGCGACTGGTATAAGCAGAATAAGCAGCGTGGGGTGGAAGTGATCGGGTTGGCTTATGAGCGTACGAATGACTTTGAGGTGTCTAAGACGGCACTGAATCGTTTTCTGAGACGTTTTGATGTAACCTATCCTGTGTTGGTGACAGGCGTGACGCCTAGTGATCCACAGAAAGGGGAGAAAACGTTGCCGCAGCTGACGGGTATTAAGGGATTTCCGACTACGATCTTTTTAGATAAGCAGGGGAAAGTGGTGGAAGTGCATACCGGATTTAACGGCCCGGGTACGGGAGCACACTATGAGGCTTTCAAAAAGGAATTTAATCAGCTGGTGGACCGCCTGGTAGCGGCCCAGTAG